In the genome of Actinomadura graeca, one region contains:
- a CDS encoding CPBP family intramembrane glutamic endopeptidase, translating into MPYHGQYGAPGPGPYGLPAYPSPAQPPKRAWTVPAPSGMPFHRMARTAVHRWWRPLLGTLAIAALGLGLALGLMVAGILVQLAVTGDLPDTSGASDADAVFGDQTADLAFNLATLAVFLPVAFLAAWGIQRRRPGTLSSVAGRLRWRWLLACCGLAVLFCVVSYGTSALASTLMDDDSGGDEHWVGWGRFLAPAIVIVLLVPFQSAAEEYVFRGWLLQAVGSCTLETLRGRIGRALSVLFRTPWPGIVVGSALFTAGHGYTGWGILDIFAFGAIAAWLTVRSGGLEAGIALHVFNNLMAFLFPAAVGKLDIEQGGVPWQYVVADIFPMALYAAAVVWLVRRRRIQTLTAGPGDGSGPDAPPDRPADPADPAASAPVGGRPGVGFVS; encoded by the coding sequence GTGCCGTACCACGGCCAGTACGGGGCGCCGGGGCCCGGCCCCTACGGGCTGCCCGCCTACCCCAGCCCGGCCCAGCCGCCGAAGCGCGCCTGGACGGTGCCGGCGCCGTCCGGCATGCCGTTCCACCGGATGGCGCGGACGGCAGTGCACCGCTGGTGGCGGCCCCTGCTCGGGACCCTGGCGATCGCCGCGCTCGGGCTGGGGCTGGCGCTCGGGCTGATGGTGGCCGGGATCCTCGTCCAGCTCGCGGTGACCGGGGACCTGCCCGACACCTCCGGCGCCTCCGACGCGGACGCGGTCTTCGGCGACCAGACCGCCGACCTGGCGTTCAACCTGGCCACGCTCGCGGTGTTCCTGCCGGTCGCGTTCCTGGCGGCGTGGGGGATCCAGCGGCGGCGGCCGGGCACGCTCTCGTCGGTCGCGGGGCGGCTGCGCTGGCGGTGGCTGCTGGCCTGCTGCGGCCTCGCGGTGCTGTTCTGCGTCGTGTCCTACGGGACGTCGGCGCTGGCGAGCACCCTGATGGACGACGACTCGGGCGGCGACGAGCACTGGGTGGGCTGGGGCCGCTTCCTGGCCCCGGCGATCGTGATCGTGCTGCTGGTGCCTTTCCAGTCGGCGGCCGAGGAGTACGTCTTCCGCGGCTGGCTGCTCCAGGCGGTCGGCTCCTGCACCCTGGAGACCCTCAGAGGACGGATCGGCCGCGCCCTCAGCGTGCTCTTCCGCACGCCGTGGCCGGGGATCGTCGTGGGCTCGGCCCTGTTCACCGCCGGGCACGGCTACACCGGCTGGGGCATCCTCGACATCTTCGCGTTCGGCGCGATCGCGGCGTGGCTCACGGTCCGCAGCGGCGGCCTGGAGGCGGGCATCGCGCTGCACGTGTTCAACAACCTGATGGCCTTCCTCTTCCCGGCGGCGGTGGGGAAGCTCGACATCGAGCAGGGCGGCGTGCCCTGGCAGTACGTCGTGGCGGACATCTTCCCCATGGCCCTGTACGCGGCGGCGGTCGTGTGGCTGGTACGGCGGCGCAGGATCCAGACCCTCACGGCCGGGCCGGGCGACGGCAGCGGACCGGACGCGCCACCGGACCGCCCGGCGGACCCCGCCGACCCCGCGGCCTCCGCCCCGGTGGGCGGCAGGCCGGGCGTCGGCTTCGTGTCCTAG
- a CDS encoding NUDIX hydrolase, with translation MRVRCVGGIIVDGSGRLLLVRRGRPPGEGLWSIPGGRVEPGEDDAAAVVRELGEETGLDVAVGALVGSVDRPGPGGVTYEIHDYAATVTGGTLRAGDDASDARWTTPAELRALPVTPGLVEALESWGLL, from the coding sequence ATGCGTGTGCGCTGCGTCGGCGGGATCATCGTGGACGGGAGCGGGCGGCTGCTCCTGGTGCGCCGGGGGCGGCCGCCCGGCGAGGGGCTGTGGTCGATCCCCGGCGGACGGGTCGAGCCGGGCGAGGACGACGCGGCGGCCGTCGTCAGGGAGCTCGGCGAGGAGACGGGGCTGGACGTCGCGGTCGGCGCGCTCGTCGGCTCGGTGGACCGCCCGGGCCCCGGAGGCGTCACCTACGAGATCCACGACTACGCGGCGACGGTGACGGGCGGGACGCTCCGCGCCGGGGACGACGCGTCCGACGCGCGCTGGACGACCCCCGCCGAGCTGCGGGCGCTCCCGGTCACGCCCGGGCTGGTCGAGGCGCTGGAGTCCTGGGGGCTCCTGTGA
- a CDS encoding DUF6758 family protein produces the protein MSAPSLWSSDWVCGVHGPVLPRQPSKRPGPEGLAAAVHDARVPVWVPWPLPLGWLVTGFVTVGDDRSGARAAAVAVSGPGLLSGPADMVVIAEEPGIGLGAHYAGLEGSDPGEVFDGSPPHVKLDVSGPAATCGHSVSMWAVAAEPDRAAYVGEAMGNWLWTVLWPAEAGVLMLEQQNLLDLREPGMDLDLPFGAHCPRLDL, from the coding sequence GTGAGCGCGCCCAGCCTGTGGTCGAGCGACTGGGTGTGCGGCGTGCACGGCCCGGTCCTGCCGAGGCAGCCGTCGAAACGTCCCGGCCCCGAGGGGCTCGCCGCCGCGGTGCACGACGCGCGCGTCCCCGTCTGGGTGCCCTGGCCCCTTCCGCTGGGCTGGCTGGTCACCGGCTTCGTCACCGTCGGGGACGACCGCAGCGGCGCGCGGGCCGCCGCCGTCGCCGTCTCGGGGCCCGGCCTGCTCAGCGGCCCCGCCGACATGGTGGTGATCGCCGAGGAGCCGGGGATCGGCCTCGGCGCCCACTACGCCGGGCTGGAGGGCAGCGACCCGGGCGAGGTGTTCGACGGGAGCCCGCCGCACGTCAAGCTCGACGTCAGCGGCCCGGCGGCGACCTGCGGGCACTCGGTCTCCATGTGGGCGGTCGCCGCCGAACCCGACCGCGCCGCCTATGTGGGCGAGGCGATGGGCAACTGGCTGTGGACGGTGCTGTGGCCCGCCGAGGCCGGGGTGCTCATGCTGGAGCAGCAGAACCTCCTCGACCTGCGCGAGCCGGGCATGGACCTGGACCTGCCCTTCGGCGCCCACTGCCCCCGCCTCGACCTCTAG
- a CDS encoding PHP domain-containing protein, which produces MRIDLHSHSDVSDGTRPPAEVVRRARANGLDVLALTDHDTAGGWDEAIAALPDGLTLVPGIELSCQEDGRSLHMLGYLFDPSDPELAAELARIRDDRVVRARAMVDRLRDLGVDVTWEQVRALARGEAVGRPHIARAMVDAGAVRTADEAFGPRWIAQGGRAYAERYALDPERAIRLVRSAGGVCVLAHPRARRRGYVFADEVIERLAAAGLAGIEVDHPDHDARDRADLRGLAASLGLAVTGSSDDHGAPTGDRLGAETTAPGDYESLIAVGPDRVRKSR; this is translated from the coding sequence ATGCGGATCGACCTGCACAGCCACAGCGACGTCTCCGACGGCACCCGCCCGCCCGCCGAGGTCGTCCGGCGCGCCCGGGCGAACGGCCTGGACGTCCTCGCGCTCACCGACCACGACACCGCGGGCGGCTGGGACGAGGCCATCGCCGCGCTGCCGGACGGCCTGACCCTCGTCCCCGGGATCGAGCTGTCATGCCAGGAGGACGGCCGCAGCCTGCACATGCTCGGCTACCTGTTCGACCCGTCCGACCCCGAGCTGGCCGCCGAGCTGGCCCGCATCCGCGACGACCGTGTCGTCCGCGCCCGCGCGATGGTCGACCGGCTCCGCGACCTCGGCGTGGACGTCACCTGGGAGCAGGTCCGCGCCCTCGCCCGCGGCGAGGCCGTCGGACGCCCCCACATCGCCCGCGCCATGGTCGACGCGGGCGCGGTGCGGACGGCCGACGAGGCGTTCGGCCCCCGGTGGATCGCCCAGGGCGGCCGCGCCTACGCCGAGCGGTACGCGCTCGACCCCGAGCGGGCGATCCGGCTCGTCCGCTCGGCGGGCGGCGTGTGCGTCCTCGCGCATCCCCGCGCCCGGCGCCGCGGATACGTCTTCGCGGACGAGGTGATCGAGCGGCTCGCCGCCGCCGGGCTCGCCGGGATCGAGGTCGACCACCCCGACCACGACGCCCGCGACCGCGCCGACCTGCGCGGCCTCGCCGCGTCCCTCGGCCTCGCCGTCACCGGCTCCAGCGACGACCACGGCGCGCCGACCGGCGACCGCCTCG